From the genome of Neodiprion pinetum isolate iyNeoPine1 chromosome 3, iyNeoPine1.2, whole genome shotgun sequence, one region includes:
- the LOC124215750 gene encoding zinc finger CCHC domain-containing protein 8 homolog isoform X1: protein MASTDKIIKSRKRKLLLDTDIYELDPEDRSPVASPPTIIIPPSDEDLDESNVSQESETFDNLSGPVNFDKTVGPGVAPEGFILIDEDVGVDETDNSQSQMYDASSETLRPVFKVMFRDIDIARKHGQAIEAFLLNLLSATTKSKGKYDPSGSVLEIWDQQGVSEEQEATCSTVPDNNQAAAEDQLFVIDTQPKLKDDLDIPTYGKKFERVLEKHAEKIVANLPEDHAPKLSCFNCLGNHNLRDCIKPRNHANINRNRKEFTANMKPRNGRYHLEEEQKFGHFVPGHLSKNLRKALGLRDNELPRHIYSMRLLGYPPGWMEEARVQHSGLTLFNSEGNADLDPTDEEGEIIVAGEKDEFDIKKIYDFPGFNVVPPHGTRDEYKYFGTPRMQEMHSKEVMLSRLSGRKVQDGYQRKKMKVNRSGTVKNTSISPIEMEIADIEDDVVATLAVNELCTPPLPTDTPPKPDEPPEAPQNFDSQSQNLPSPNSTQQNMVSSSRAGSPSLSDLEIAKKQLLAELDEPALPSDPGKSVNVGNLSTISNHSDSTGMPPPCNAEHTPQSTRIQNRENNSHSSNTGVVKSIDLGTPVLQSTSPYNRLPSSEKFSKDICDVLNFENLPDSTGQYEKMSEIIQKVRGTVSKLQQE, encoded by the exons ATGGCGTCGACTGACAAAATTATTAAGTCTCGGAAACGAAAATTACTGCTGGATACCGACATTTATGAGCTAGACCCTGAAGATCGATCTCCAGTTGCATCACCACCTACTATTATAATTCCACCTTCCGATGAGGATCTCGATGAGTCTAATGTAAGCCAGGAGTCAGAGACGTTCGATAACCTCTCCGGACCTGTCAACTTCGACAAAACAGTTGGTCCTGGCGTTGCCCCGGAAGGTTTTATACTCATCGACGAAGATGTTGGCGTTGATGAAACCGATAATTCACAGAGCCAAATGTACGATGCATCGTCCGAGACATTGAGACCGGTTTTCAAAGTTATGTTTAGAGACATTGATATTGCCAG GAAGCACGGGCAGGCCATTGAagcatttttattaaatttgctTTCTGCGACTACAAAATCTAAAGGAAAGTATGACCCTTCTGGCTCTGTACTTGAGATTTGGGATCAACAAGGGGTATCGGAAGAACAAGAAGCCACCTGTTCAACAGTCCCTGACAATAACCAAGCAGCAGCAGAGGACCAACTTTTTGTGATTGATACTCAGCCTAAATTAAAAGATGATTTAGACATTCCTACATATGGAAAG AAATTCGAAAGAGTATTAGAAAAACATGCCGAGAAGATTGTGGCAAACCTACCTGAAGATCACGCTCCAAAGTTGTCATGTTTCAACTGCTTGGGCAATCACAATTTACGTGATTGTATCAAGCCGCGCAATCATGCCAATATAAACAGAAATCGGAAGGAGTTTACTGCAAACATGAAGCCTAGAAATGGAAGATATCACTTAGaggaagaacaaaaatttggaCATTTTGTGCCAGGGCATCTGAGTAAAAACCTTCGAAAAGCTTTGGGGCTTAGAGACAATGAACTACCTAGACATATTTACAG CATGAGATTACTTGGCTACCCTCCAGGGTGGATGGAGGAAGCTCGAGTACAACACTCTGGATTGACGCTGTTTAATTCAGAAGGGAATGCAGATCTTGATCCCACTGACGAAGAAGGAGAAATTATTGTTGCTGGAGAAAAAGATGAATTTGACATCAAGAAAATATATGACTTTCCAGGATTTAATGTCGTTCCTCCTCACGGTACACGAGAT GAATACAAGTATTTTGGAACACCACGAATGCAAGAAATGCATAGCAAGGAGGTTATGCTTTCAAGACTGAGTGGTAGAAAAGTGCAGGATGGTTATCAGAGAAAGAAGATGAAAGTGAACAGATCTggaacggtgaaaaacacatctATTTCTCCTATTGAAATGGAAATTGCGGATATAGAAG ATGATGTGGTTGCAACTTTGGCAGTAAATGAATTATGCACCCCGCCGTTACCTACGGACACACCTCCCAAGCCTGATGAACCACCCGAAGCACCGCAAAACTTTGATAGTCAGTCACAAAATCTACCATCTCCTAACTCCACG CAgcaaaatatggtgtcatcaTCGCGAGCAGGTTCACCATCACTGTCTGATTTAGAGATTGCGAAAAAACAACTTCTTGCGGAGTTGGATGAACCCGCACTACCATCAGATCCAGGAAAATCTGTGAATGTTGGAAACTTGAGTACCATTTCAAATCATTCTGACAGCACTGGAATGCCGCCCCCGTGTAATGCAGAGCATACACCCCAGTCGACTAGAATACAGAACAGGGAAAACAATTCTCATTCAAGTAACACGGGTGTAGTGAAATCCATCGACCTGGGCACTCCTGTTCTACAAAGTACATCACCGTATAACAGGCTACCGTcgtctgaaaaattttctaaagaTATTTGTGAcgtattaaattttgaaaacctgCCTGATTCAACAGGTCAATATGAGAAAATGAG
- the LOC124215750 gene encoding zinc finger CCHC domain-containing protein 8 homolog isoform X2, translated as MASTDKIIKSRKRKLLLDTDIYELDPEDRSPVASPPTIIIPPSDEDLDESNVSQESETFDNLSGPVNFDKTVGPGVAPEGFILIDEDVGVDETDNSQSQMYDASSETLRPVFKVMFRDIDIARKHGQAIEAFLLNLLSATTKSKGKYDPSGSVLEIWDQQGVSEEQEATCSTVPDNNQAAAEDQLFVIDTQPKLKDDLDIPTYGKKFERVLEKHAEKIVANLPEDHAPKLSCFNCLGNHNLRDCIKPRNHANINRNRKEFTANMKPRNGRYHLEEEQKFGHFVPGHLSKNLRKALGLRDNELPRHIYSMRLLGYPPGWMEEARVQHSGLTLFNSEGNADLDPTDEEGEIIVAGEKDEFDIKKIYDFPGFNVVPPHGTRDEYKYFGTPRMQEMHSKEVMLSRLSGRKVQDGYQRKKMKVNRSGTVKNTSISPIEMEIADIEDDVVATLAVNELCTPPLPTDTPPKPDEPPEAPQNFDSQSQNLPSPNSTQNMVSSSRAGSPSLSDLEIAKKQLLAELDEPALPSDPGKSVNVGNLSTISNHSDSTGMPPPCNAEHTPQSTRIQNRENNSHSSNTGVVKSIDLGTPVLQSTSPYNRLPSSEKFSKDICDVLNFENLPDSTGQYEKMSEIIQKVRGTVSKLQQE; from the exons ATGGCGTCGACTGACAAAATTATTAAGTCTCGGAAACGAAAATTACTGCTGGATACCGACATTTATGAGCTAGACCCTGAAGATCGATCTCCAGTTGCATCACCACCTACTATTATAATTCCACCTTCCGATGAGGATCTCGATGAGTCTAATGTAAGCCAGGAGTCAGAGACGTTCGATAACCTCTCCGGACCTGTCAACTTCGACAAAACAGTTGGTCCTGGCGTTGCCCCGGAAGGTTTTATACTCATCGACGAAGATGTTGGCGTTGATGAAACCGATAATTCACAGAGCCAAATGTACGATGCATCGTCCGAGACATTGAGACCGGTTTTCAAAGTTATGTTTAGAGACATTGATATTGCCAG GAAGCACGGGCAGGCCATTGAagcatttttattaaatttgctTTCTGCGACTACAAAATCTAAAGGAAAGTATGACCCTTCTGGCTCTGTACTTGAGATTTGGGATCAACAAGGGGTATCGGAAGAACAAGAAGCCACCTGTTCAACAGTCCCTGACAATAACCAAGCAGCAGCAGAGGACCAACTTTTTGTGATTGATACTCAGCCTAAATTAAAAGATGATTTAGACATTCCTACATATGGAAAG AAATTCGAAAGAGTATTAGAAAAACATGCCGAGAAGATTGTGGCAAACCTACCTGAAGATCACGCTCCAAAGTTGTCATGTTTCAACTGCTTGGGCAATCACAATTTACGTGATTGTATCAAGCCGCGCAATCATGCCAATATAAACAGAAATCGGAAGGAGTTTACTGCAAACATGAAGCCTAGAAATGGAAGATATCACTTAGaggaagaacaaaaatttggaCATTTTGTGCCAGGGCATCTGAGTAAAAACCTTCGAAAAGCTTTGGGGCTTAGAGACAATGAACTACCTAGACATATTTACAG CATGAGATTACTTGGCTACCCTCCAGGGTGGATGGAGGAAGCTCGAGTACAACACTCTGGATTGACGCTGTTTAATTCAGAAGGGAATGCAGATCTTGATCCCACTGACGAAGAAGGAGAAATTATTGTTGCTGGAGAAAAAGATGAATTTGACATCAAGAAAATATATGACTTTCCAGGATTTAATGTCGTTCCTCCTCACGGTACACGAGAT GAATACAAGTATTTTGGAACACCACGAATGCAAGAAATGCATAGCAAGGAGGTTATGCTTTCAAGACTGAGTGGTAGAAAAGTGCAGGATGGTTATCAGAGAAAGAAGATGAAAGTGAACAGATCTggaacggtgaaaaacacatctATTTCTCCTATTGAAATGGAAATTGCGGATATAGAAG ATGATGTGGTTGCAACTTTGGCAGTAAATGAATTATGCACCCCGCCGTTACCTACGGACACACCTCCCAAGCCTGATGAACCACCCGAAGCACCGCAAAACTTTGATAGTCAGTCACAAAATCTACCATCTCCTAACTCCACG caaaatatggtgtcatcaTCGCGAGCAGGTTCACCATCACTGTCTGATTTAGAGATTGCGAAAAAACAACTTCTTGCGGAGTTGGATGAACCCGCACTACCATCAGATCCAGGAAAATCTGTGAATGTTGGAAACTTGAGTACCATTTCAAATCATTCTGACAGCACTGGAATGCCGCCCCCGTGTAATGCAGAGCATACACCCCAGTCGACTAGAATACAGAACAGGGAAAACAATTCTCATTCAAGTAACACGGGTGTAGTGAAATCCATCGACCTGGGCACTCCTGTTCTACAAAGTACATCACCGTATAACAGGCTACCGTcgtctgaaaaattttctaaagaTATTTGTGAcgtattaaattttgaaaacctgCCTGATTCAACAGGTCAATATGAGAAAATGAG